The following coding sequences are from one Gemmatimonadales bacterium window:
- a CDS encoding restriction endonuclease subunit S: MAVEQLLGSAPDGWEYKSLGAACQGGGGSIQTGPFGSQLHASDYVPVGIPSIMPQNIGDNRIVEDGIARITPKDAQRLSRYLVQAGDIVYSRRGDVERRALVRDHETGWLCGTGCLRVRLGKQGADPRYASYYLGHPDVREWIVRHAHGATMPNLNTSILAACPFLEPPLIEQRAIAHIIGTLDDKIELNRRMSETLEAMARALFKSWFVDFDPVRAKAEGRDPGLPQPLADLFPDRLVDSELGEIPEGWEVGTLADVAALNPEVWSKQTRPPEISYVDLSNTKWGRIEAVTSHEAAAAPSRAQRVLRPGDTIVGTVRPGNGSYAFVSEDGLTGSTGFAALRPTATWHAEFVYLAATAPDNIDALAHLADGAAYPAVRPEVVAATPIVRPTSELSVHFCRAARPLVARTCQNEREFRTLAALRDGLLPKLVSGELRIDDVEKVVGRVV; this comes from the coding sequence ATGGCGGTTGAGCAGTTACTCGGGTCCGCGCCGGATGGCTGGGAGTACAAATCACTCGGCGCCGCCTGCCAAGGCGGAGGCGGGAGTATCCAGACTGGTCCCTTTGGCAGCCAGCTTCATGCATCCGACTACGTACCCGTGGGCATCCCGTCGATCATGCCACAAAACATCGGCGACAATAGGATCGTCGAGGATGGGATCGCACGCATTACCCCGAAGGACGCTCAACGCCTGAGTCGGTACCTCGTGCAAGCGGGCGACATCGTTTACAGCCGACGAGGAGATGTCGAGCGCCGCGCGCTGGTGCGGGATCACGAGACTGGCTGGCTGTGCGGGACCGGCTGCCTTCGGGTTCGCCTTGGCAAGCAGGGCGCCGACCCACGCTACGCTTCCTACTACCTCGGACATCCCGATGTTCGCGAGTGGATCGTCCGCCATGCTCATGGCGCAACGATGCCGAATCTGAACACGTCGATTCTTGCTGCGTGTCCATTCTTGGAACCGCCGCTTATCGAACAACGCGCCATCGCCCACATCATCGGCACGCTGGACGACAAGATCGAGCTGAACCGGCGGATGAGCGAGACGCTGGAAGCGATGGCGCGGGCGCTCTTCAAGTCGTGGTTCGTGGACTTCGACCCCGTCCGCGCCAAGGCCGAAGGCCGCGACCCCGGTCTTCCCCAGCCCCTCGCCGACCTTTTCCCGGACCGCCTCGTCGACTCCGAACTCGGCGAGATCCCGGAGGGGTGGGAGGTGGGTACGCTTGCAGATGTGGCGGCTCTGAATCCAGAGGTGTGGTCGAAGCAGACTCGCCCTCCGGAAATCAGCTATGTCGACCTTTCCAATACGAAGTGGGGTCGTATTGAGGCGGTTACGTCTCATGAGGCAGCCGCGGCCCCCAGCCGAGCACAGAGAGTTCTTCGGCCAGGAGACACGATCGTCGGGACCGTGCGCCCGGGAAACGGCTCGTACGCATTCGTCTCCGAAGATGGGCTGACAGGAAGCACGGGTTTTGCTGCTCTTCGGCCCACGGCGACCTGGCACGCGGAATTCGTGTATCTCGCCGCCACGGCGCCCGACAACATCGACGCGCTTGCCCATCTCGCCGACGGCGCGGCCTACCCCGCGGTTCGGCCCGAGGTCGTTGCGGCGACTCCGATCGTGCGCCCAACTAGCGAACTGTCTGTCCATTTCTGTCGCGCTGCGCGTCCTCTCGTGGCGCGGACCTGTCAGAATGAGCGCGAGTTCCGCACTCTGGCCGCCTTGCGTGACGGCCTGCTGCCTAAGCTCGTATCAGGCGAGCTGCGAATAGACGACGTGGAGAAGGTCGTCGGGAGAGTCGTGTGA
- a CDS encoding virulence RhuM family protein, whose translation MAGESEAPPPGQLVIYEDGATRLQVRIEGRTVWLSQRLIAELYQVSVPTVNEHLAGIYGDGELTSEATIRSFRIVQREGKRDVSRAIEHYSLDAILAVGYRVRSHRGTVFRQWATARLGELLIKGFTLDDERLKEGRTLGADYFDELLERIRDIRASERRFYQKITDIYATSVDYDPAQPISQTFFATVQNKLHWAIHGRTAAEVIADRADASRPNMGLTTWKNAPGGPIRRADVTVAKNYLSEEGIRELNRVVTMYLDFAEDQARRRRPMHMAEWVVRLDAFLQFNERDVLTHAGRISHQLAEQHAYAEFEKHVVEQRRLEAEHPTSDFDQVVEEAKRLKTGTGAAKAMAKKAAKEKPARGRKPKGRGA comes from the coding sequence ATGGCGGGTGAGTCCGAGGCTCCCCCGCCGGGGCAGCTCGTCATCTATGAGGATGGGGCGACCCGTCTGCAGGTGCGGATCGAGGGGCGCACGGTCTGGCTTTCCCAGCGCCTGATCGCCGAGCTGTATCAGGTCTCCGTTCCGACCGTAAACGAGCATCTGGCAGGCATTTACGGGGACGGTGAGCTGACTTCTGAGGCAACTATTCGGAGTTTCCGAATAGTTCAACGGGAGGGAAAGCGGGACGTATCCCGCGCCATCGAGCATTACAGCCTCGATGCCATTCTGGCGGTTGGTTACCGGGTGCGGTCGCACCGGGGTACGGTGTTCCGCCAGTGGGCCACGGCTCGGCTGGGCGAGCTGCTGATCAAGGGATTTACGCTCGACGACGAGCGTCTGAAGGAAGGGCGCACGCTCGGCGCGGACTATTTCGACGAGCTGCTCGAGCGGATTCGGGACATCCGCGCGTCGGAGCGGAGATTCTACCAGAAGATCACCGACATCTACGCCACCAGCGTGGACTATGATCCTGCGCAGCCGATCAGTCAGACTTTCTTTGCGACTGTCCAGAACAAGCTGCACTGGGCGATTCACGGACGTACCGCGGCGGAGGTAATCGCGGATCGCGCCGACGCGTCCCGCCCGAATATGGGGCTGACGACGTGGAAGAACGCGCCTGGCGGACCGATTCGCCGTGCCGACGTCACGGTGGCGAAGAACTATCTCAGCGAAGAAGGGATTCGCGAGCTCAACCGCGTGGTGACGATGTACCTCGACTTTGCCGAGGACCAGGCGAGGCGCAGGCGCCCGATGCACATGGCTGAATGGGTGGTGCGGCTGGATGCGTTCCTCCAGTTCAATGAGCGCGACGTCCTGACTCATGCCGGACGCATCTCGCACCAGCTTGCCGAGCAGCACGCCTACGCGGAGTTCGAGAAGCATGTGGTCGAGCAGCGACGGCTGGAAGCGGAACATCCGACGAGCGATTTCGATCAGGTTGTCGAAGAGGCTAAGCGGCTGAAAACGGGGACAGGAGCCGCGAAGGCGATGGCGAAGAAGGCCGCGAAGGAGAAGCCGGCCCGGGGTCGCAAGCCGAAGGGAAGGGGCGCGTGA
- a CDS encoding SAM-dependent DNA methyltransferase, whose translation MADTLRGSMDAAEYKHVVLGLIFLKYISDAFEEHHAKLVAERGQGADPEDPDEYRAQNIFWVPPEARWQHLKAQARQSTIGQLVDDAMAGIERDNVALKGVLPKDYARPGLDKTRLGQLIDMISNIKIGDEASRAKDVLGRVYEYFLSQFASAEGKKGGEFYTPRCVVKLLVEMIEPYRGRVYDPCCGSSGMFVQSVEFIRAHSKGNGNGGKAKADISIYGQEFNYTTWRLAKMNLAIRGIDGQIGHGDTFHNDRHPDLKADYILANPPFNVSDWGGERLAGDKRWQYGTPPKGNANYAWVQHIVHHLAPTGVAGFVLANGSMSSNQSGEGEIRKNLIEADLVDCMVALPGQLFYSTQIPACLWFLARDRKNGKFRDRRGQVLFIDARKLGRMVDRTHRELTDEDVARIADTYHAWRGEQEAGEYADIAGFCKSASLEEVRKHGHVLTPGRYVGAEAQEDDGEPFDEKMKRLTALLREQQAEAAKLDAAIAANLKELGYGG comes from the coding sequence ATGGCCGATACCCTGCGCGGTTCGATGGATGCGGCGGAATACAAGCACGTTGTGCTGGGCCTCATCTTTCTCAAATACATCTCGGATGCGTTCGAAGAGCACCATGCCAAGCTCGTGGCGGAGCGGGGCCAGGGTGCCGATCCCGAGGACCCGGATGAGTATCGCGCTCAGAACATCTTCTGGGTGCCGCCGGAGGCTCGCTGGCAGCACCTGAAGGCGCAGGCTCGTCAGAGCACCATCGGCCAGCTTGTCGACGATGCCATGGCCGGCATCGAGCGCGACAACGTTGCGCTCAAGGGCGTGCTGCCGAAGGATTATGCTCGGCCGGGGCTCGACAAGACTCGGCTGGGTCAGCTGATCGACATGATCAGCAACATCAAGATTGGTGACGAGGCGAGTCGGGCCAAAGACGTGCTCGGCCGCGTCTACGAGTACTTCCTCTCACAGTTTGCGAGCGCGGAGGGTAAGAAGGGCGGCGAGTTCTACACGCCGCGTTGCGTCGTCAAGCTGCTGGTGGAGATGATCGAGCCGTATCGCGGCCGTGTCTACGATCCTTGCTGCGGCTCGTCGGGGATGTTCGTGCAATCGGTCGAGTTCATCCGGGCGCACAGCAAGGGCAACGGCAACGGGGGCAAGGCCAAGGCGGACATCTCGATCTACGGCCAGGAGTTCAACTACACCACCTGGCGGTTGGCCAAGATGAACCTGGCCATCCGGGGCATCGACGGCCAGATCGGGCATGGCGACACGTTCCACAACGACCGCCACCCTGATCTCAAAGCCGACTATATCTTGGCGAACCCGCCGTTCAACGTCTCCGACTGGGGTGGCGAGCGGCTGGCGGGCGACAAGCGCTGGCAGTACGGCACGCCGCCCAAGGGCAATGCCAACTACGCCTGGGTGCAGCACATCGTGCATCACCTGGCGCCGACGGGTGTTGCTGGCTTCGTGCTCGCGAACGGTTCGATGTCGTCGAACCAGTCGGGCGAGGGTGAGATTCGCAAGAATCTGATCGAGGCCGACTTGGTGGACTGCATGGTGGCGCTGCCTGGGCAGCTCTTCTACTCGACGCAGATTCCGGCCTGCCTGTGGTTTCTGGCGCGCGACCGGAAGAATGGCAAATTCCGCGATCGTCGCGGGCAGGTCCTCTTCATCGATGCTCGCAAGCTTGGCCGGATGGTGGATCGGACCCATCGCGAGCTGACCGACGAGGACGTTGCCAGAATCGCCGACACCTACCATGCCTGGCGTGGCGAGCAGGAGGCGGGCGAGTACGCCGACATTGCGGGCTTCTGCAAGAGCGCCTCGCTGGAGGAGGTGCGGAAGCATGGCCATGTGCTCACGCCCGGCCGCTACGTCGGCGCCGAGGCGCAGGAGGACGACGGCGAGCCGTTCGACGAGAAGATGAAGCGGCTCACCGCGTTGCTCCGCGAGCAGCAGGCGGAGGCCGCGAAGCTCGATGCGGCCATTGCCGCCAACCTGAAGGAGCTTGGGTATGGCGGGTGA
- a CDS encoding ATP-binding protein: protein MFTRSLVPPRGSFFLFGPRGTGKSTWIRSRFDDAFVVNLLMTENTVRYAHDPALFRAAVLARPKTDWVVIDEVQRVPRLLDEVHYLMEEKGYRKFVLTGSSARKLRRGAANLLAGRAVLRKLYPLTAAETGFSMPVEQRLRYGSMPLSVVAEDDDTREDYLRAYVTTYLAEEIRAEGLARDLGSFSRFLEVAALAAGQTTNVSGLARDAGVSRETARGYFEILVDTLIGDWLPAYRPRAKVKEVAQSKFYWFDPGVLHAAAGGFDQPMSADWDGVLLEHLILHEIRAYMHYAGIKGFLGYWATPSGGEVDFVWWHGKKIVAIEVKSARRYRREYCAGIRALKAGMAADVRSYVVYRGDSELEVDGTRVLPVDTFLRRLHGGEILK, encoded by the coding sequence ATGTTTACACGATCTCTGGTTCCGCCCCGTGGATCCTTCTTTCTGTTCGGGCCGCGGGGCACCGGCAAGAGCACCTGGATCCGCTCCCGGTTCGACGACGCCTTCGTCGTCAACCTGCTCATGACGGAGAATACGGTGCGGTATGCGCACGATCCGGCGCTCTTCCGCGCGGCAGTATTGGCACGGCCGAAAACCGACTGGGTCGTGATCGATGAAGTGCAGCGCGTGCCCCGGCTGCTCGACGAGGTGCACTACCTCATGGAGGAAAAGGGCTACCGGAAGTTCGTGCTCACCGGTTCGTCGGCCCGAAAGCTCAGGCGTGGAGCGGCGAACCTGCTCGCCGGCCGCGCGGTTCTGCGCAAGCTTTACCCGCTAACGGCGGCCGAGACGGGCTTCTCGATGCCGGTGGAGCAACGGTTGCGGTACGGTTCCATGCCACTCAGCGTGGTCGCGGAAGACGACGACACCCGCGAGGATTACCTCCGGGCGTACGTGACGACCTACCTTGCCGAGGAGATTCGGGCTGAGGGGCTCGCGCGGGATCTCGGGAGCTTCAGCCGGTTCCTGGAAGTGGCGGCGCTGGCGGCCGGGCAGACCACGAACGTGTCGGGCCTGGCCAGAGACGCCGGCGTCTCGCGCGAAACGGCGCGTGGATATTTCGAAATCCTGGTCGACACGCTGATCGGTGATTGGCTTCCCGCTTACCGCCCGCGGGCCAAGGTCAAGGAGGTCGCGCAATCTAAGTTCTACTGGTTCGATCCGGGCGTGCTGCATGCGGCTGCCGGAGGGTTCGACCAGCCGATGTCCGCCGACTGGGACGGCGTGCTGCTGGAGCATCTGATCCTTCACGAGATACGGGCGTACATGCACTATGCCGGGATCAAGGGCTTTCTCGGCTACTGGGCAACGCCGAGCGGCGGGGAAGTCGATTTCGTGTGGTGGCATGGTAAGAAGATCGTGGCGATCGAGGTGAAATCCGCTCGCCGGTACCGCCGGGAGTACTGTGCCGGGATCCGCGCGCTGAAAGCGGGGATGGCGGCAGATGTTCGAAGCTACGTCGTCTATCGCGGCGACAGTGAACTCGAGGTCGACGGGACTCGTGTCCTGCCGGTCGACACCTTTCTCCGCCGCCTGCACGGCGGTGAGATCCTCAAGTAA
- a CDS encoding efflux transporter outer membrane subunit: MAATAGAVLVAAPSAGAAATGTRAVASWSPAPLGRMVAAPARADTVTDAFGFWQTLGDTTLARLTEEALRASPTAQQAEARVRQARAARSQAVLDLVPEVSVAGGYTRQRIAEAAFGLAVPDRGLWDAEVRASWEIDVFGRLRRSLRGYGELSASAGEDLRDVHRVLAAAVAGAYYELRGAEDQLRVAEQNAENQRRTLQLTRDRLEAGRGTEFDTERARAQLSSTLAMIPTLESRVAAARHRIGVLIGREPQTLGAELTGGGAPLPSLPAALSLAEPDALVRARPDVRAAERRLAAETAFVGAAKAEYLPRLNLGGTAGYTSTEFDGLTKSGSGRYAVGPVLTWPALNLGRVKAGVDAARALEALAEARYRQTVLLAREEVESGLVAYTKARERLARLEEAADASGRAAELARLRFEGGVADFLQVLDAERSMLAAQDQLAQGRTEAVTALVAVYRAVGQTDAIR, translated from the coding sequence ATGGCAGCGACCGCCGGCGCCGTGCTCGTGGCGGCGCCGAGCGCAGGAGCCGCGGCGACGGGGACTCGGGCCGTCGCGTCGTGGTCGCCCGCGCCGCTCGGGCGGATGGTAGCAGCACCGGCTCGCGCCGACACGGTGACCGACGCGTTCGGCTTCTGGCAGACGCTGGGCGACACGACCCTGGCTCGACTGACCGAAGAGGCCCTGCGGGCGAGTCCGACTGCACAGCAGGCCGAGGCGCGGGTGCGGCAGGCGCGCGCGGCGCGGTCGCAGGCGGTGCTGGACCTCGTGCCGGAGGTATCGGTGGCCGGGGGCTACACCCGGCAGCGGATTGCGGAGGCGGCGTTCGGCCTGGCCGTGCCCGACCGCGGGCTTTGGGACGCCGAGGTGCGCGCGTCGTGGGAAATCGACGTGTTCGGCCGACTCCGCCGGTCGCTCCGCGGCTACGGCGAGCTCTCGGCCTCGGCGGGTGAGGACTTGCGGGACGTGCACCGGGTGCTGGCCGCTGCGGTGGCCGGGGCGTACTACGAGCTTCGGGGCGCGGAGGACCAGCTTCGGGTGGCGGAGCAGAACGCGGAGAATCAGCGCCGCACGCTGCAGCTCACTCGGGATCGGCTCGAGGCGGGTCGGGGCACCGAGTTCGACACCGAGCGGGCCCGGGCTCAGCTCAGCAGCACCCTGGCAATGATTCCGACCCTGGAGTCGCGGGTCGCGGCGGCGCGGCATCGGATCGGGGTACTGATCGGTCGGGAGCCGCAGACGCTCGGTGCGGAGCTGACCGGGGGCGGGGCGCCGCTGCCCAGCCTTCCTGCGGCGCTCTCGCTGGCTGAGCCGGACGCGCTGGTCCGGGCCCGCCCCGACGTGCGGGCGGCGGAGCGGCGGCTGGCGGCGGAGACGGCCTTCGTCGGGGCGGCCAAGGCCGAGTACCTGCCGAGGCTCAATCTGGGCGGCACGGCGGGGTACACGTCGACCGAGTTCGATGGGCTGACGAAGTCGGGCAGCGGCCGCTATGCGGTGGGGCCGGTGCTCACCTGGCCGGCGCTCAACCTCGGGCGGGTCAAGGCTGGCGTCGATGCGGCGCGCGCGCTCGAGGCGCTGGCCGAGGCGCGGTATCGGCAGACGGTGCTGCTGGCGCGGGAAGAAGTCGAGAGCGGGCTGGTGGCCTACACCAAGGCGAGGGAGCGGCTGGCTCGGCTCGAGGAGGCTGCGGACGCGAGCGGTCGGGCAGCGGAGCTGGCACGGCTTCGGTTCGAAGGCGGAGTGGCGGACTTTCTGCAGGTGCTCGATGCGGAGCGGTCGATGCTGGCGGCGCAGGATCAGCTGGCGCAGGGGCGGACGGAGGCGGTGACGGCCCTGGTGGCGGTATATCGGGCAGTCGGTCAGACAGACGCGATCCGGTGA
- a CDS encoding efflux RND transporter permease subunit, with the protein MSASPRRAITDLFIKHPVLAIVVNLALVLVGWRALASLPVQQYPQLESTSVVVSTVYYGASAETVRGFLTTPIERAVSSIGGVDYVESTSRAGVSTVTVRLKLNYSSTAALAEVTARLQQVRSELPPDAEPPAVEIQRTDRPYASFYLSFASAQRSVAELTDWLGRTMQPQLATIEGVQRVSNSEGGRPIAMRIWIDPDRLAAKNLAPGDVYAALQRNNYLAAVGQTKGNLVQVSLLANTDLRTAEEFADLIVAERQGAVVRLSDVARVELGAEEATLVAKYNAQEAVYLGVWPLPGANEIAVGDRLTAEMARLAPTLPSDIEMQLVWDGTMFMRDALGEISKTLIETMLIVALVVFLFLGSIRTTIVPLIAMPVSLIGAGIVMAAFGFSLNLLTILAIVLSVGLVVDDAIVVVENVERHVRAGRSRLEAALLGARELIGPIIAMTVTLAAVYTPIAFQGGLTGSLFLEFAITLAAAVVLSGVVAVTLSPIMSARLVHPQGKEGRLTVLVSRGFERIRAGYARLLDGALGMRWAIVAGSLLVTVAAWPLYQFSRSELAPVEDQSHISLFYESAPDATLAATNQASLDVVRAVNAFPENRFMWSLTANWGGFGGFVAKDWRTRDRSTEQMYGEVYWAVSQVPGLRVFPRLDPPLPTPGQFDVELVLQSDLPPEQFLETVNAVVGAGWASGKFLYVDTDLKIDLPEATVTIDRDLVADLGLDLATIGRELGTMLGGGYVNRFNWYDRSYKVIPQLGEEDRATVGPLLDLKIRTPSGALVPVSSFTKIETHPAPRTLNRFQQRNAVRVFGGVQPGVTKDEGLRVLEQAAAAVAPPGMGVDYAGESRQIRLEGSALTVTLGFAVILIYLVLAAQFQSFRDPLIVLLGSVPLAISGALIFSFLDLTTMNIYSQVGLITLVGLIAKNGILIVEFANRLRDQGLAKMAALREATLTRFRPVLMTTAATVFGHFPLVLVTGPGSEARNSIGIVLVAGMAVGTLFTLFVVPVFYSLIAAERRAVVDETVPAVLAPAEGIAHA; encoded by the coding sequence ATGTCAGCCTCACCCCGTCGCGCGATCACGGATCTCTTCATCAAGCATCCGGTGCTCGCGATCGTCGTCAACCTGGCCCTGGTGCTGGTCGGGTGGCGCGCGCTGGCGTCGCTGCCGGTGCAACAGTATCCCCAGCTCGAGAGCACCTCGGTCGTGGTCAGCACGGTTTACTACGGCGCCAGCGCCGAGACGGTGCGTGGCTTCCTGACCACGCCAATCGAGCGCGCCGTCTCGTCGATCGGCGGGGTGGACTACGTCGAGTCCACCAGCCGCGCCGGCGTCAGCACGGTCACCGTGCGGCTCAAGCTCAACTACAGCAGCACGGCCGCGCTCGCGGAGGTGACGGCTCGGCTGCAGCAAGTTCGCTCCGAGCTGCCTCCCGATGCGGAGCCACCGGCGGTCGAGATCCAGCGAACCGATCGGCCGTACGCCTCGTTCTACCTCAGCTTCGCATCGGCTCAGCGGAGCGTGGCCGAGCTGACGGACTGGCTCGGTCGGACGATGCAGCCGCAGCTGGCCACCATCGAGGGGGTTCAGCGGGTCAGCAACAGCGAGGGCGGCCGGCCCATCGCGATGCGGATCTGGATCGATCCGGACCGGCTTGCCGCGAAGAACCTGGCGCCGGGCGATGTCTATGCCGCGCTGCAGCGCAACAACTATCTCGCCGCGGTGGGCCAGACCAAGGGCAACCTGGTGCAGGTCAGCTTGCTGGCCAACACCGACCTGCGCACAGCCGAGGAGTTTGCCGATCTCATCGTTGCCGAGCGGCAGGGAGCCGTGGTGCGGCTGAGCGATGTGGCGCGGGTGGAGCTCGGCGCAGAGGAGGCGACCCTGGTCGCCAAGTACAATGCGCAGGAGGCGGTCTACCTGGGCGTCTGGCCGCTGCCGGGCGCCAACGAAATCGCCGTGGGCGACCGGCTGACGGCCGAGATGGCGCGGCTCGCGCCGACGCTGCCCTCAGATATCGAGATGCAACTCGTCTGGGACGGCACCATGTTCATGCGCGACGCGCTGGGTGAGATCAGCAAGACGCTGATCGAGACCATGCTGATCGTGGCGCTGGTGGTGTTCCTGTTCCTGGGCTCGATCCGCACCACGATCGTGCCGCTGATCGCCATGCCGGTCTCGCTGATCGGGGCCGGGATCGTGATGGCGGCCTTCGGCTTCAGCCTCAACCTGCTCACCATCCTCGCGATCGTGCTTTCGGTTGGCCTCGTGGTCGATGATGCCATCGTGGTGGTGGAGAATGTGGAGCGCCATGTTCGCGCCGGCCGCTCGCGGCTGGAGGCGGCGCTGCTCGGTGCGCGCGAGCTGATCGGTCCGATCATCGCCATGACGGTCACATTGGCCGCAGTCTATACGCCGATCGCGTTCCAGGGTGGTCTGACCGGATCGCTCTTCCTCGAGTTTGCCATCACCCTCGCGGCGGCGGTGGTGCTGTCGGGCGTGGTTGCCGTGACGCTCTCGCCGATCATGAGTGCGCGGCTGGTGCATCCCCAGGGCAAGGAAGGCCGGCTGACGGTGCTGGTGAGCCGCGGCTTCGAGCGGATCCGGGCCGGCTATGCGCGGCTGCTCGATGGCGCGCTCGGCATGCGGTGGGCAATCGTGGCGGGTTCGCTGCTGGTGACGGTGGCAGCCTGGCCGCTCTACCAGTTCTCGCGGAGCGAGCTGGCGCCGGTCGAAGATCAGAGTCACATCAGCCTCTTCTATGAATCGGCGCCGGACGCGACGCTCGCGGCCACCAACCAGGCCTCGCTCGACGTGGTCCGCGCCGTCAATGCGTTTCCCGAGAACCGGTTCATGTGGTCGCTCACCGCCAACTGGGGCGGCTTTGGCGGCTTCGTGGCCAAGGACTGGCGCACCCGGGACCGCTCGACCGAGCAGATGTATGGCGAGGTCTACTGGGCGGTGTCGCAAGTGCCCGGGCTTCGGGTCTTTCCGCGGCTCGACCCGCCGTTGCCGACGCCGGGTCAGTTCGACGTCGAGCTGGTGCTGCAGAGCGACTTGCCGCCCGAGCAGTTCCTCGAGACGGTGAACGCCGTGGTCGGGGCCGGCTGGGCCAGCGGCAAGTTCCTCTACGTCGACACCGACCTCAAGATCGACCTGCCGGAGGCGACCGTCACCATCGATCGCGACCTGGTGGCCGATCTCGGCCTCGATCTCGCCACGATCGGCCGTGAGCTGGGCACCATGCTGGGTGGCGGTTACGTCAATCGGTTCAACTGGTATGACCGGAGCTACAAGGTCATCCCGCAGCTCGGTGAAGAAGATCGCGCCACGGTTGGTCCGCTGCTCGACCTCAAGATCCGCACGCCGAGCGGTGCGCTGGTGCCGGTGTCGAGCTTTACCAAGATCGAGACTCATCCGGCACCGCGGACCCTCAACCGGTTTCAGCAGCGGAACGCGGTGCGGGTCTTCGGCGGGGTGCAGCCTGGGGTGACCAAGGACGAGGGGCTTCGGGTGCTGGAGCAGGCGGCCGCGGCCGTCGCGCCTCCTGGCATGGGCGTCGACTATGCCGGTGAGTCGCGTCAGATCCGGCTCGAGGGCAGCGCCCTCACGGTGACGCTCGGCTTTGCGGTCATCCTGATCTACCTCGTGCTTGCCGCGCAGTTCCAGAGCTTCCGCGATCCGCTGATCGTGCTGCTCGGCTCGGTGCCGCTGGCGATTTCCGGGGCGCTGATCTTCAGCTTCCTCGATCTCACCACGATGAACATCTACTCGCAGGTCGGGTTGATCACGCTGGTTGGCCTGATCGCGAAGAACGGGATCCTGATCGTGGAGTTTGCCAACCGGCTGCGGGACCAGGGGCTCGCGAAGATGGCGGCGCTGCGCGAAGCGACGCTGACCCGGTTCCGGCCGGTGCTGATGACCACCGCAGCGACCGTGTTCGGCCACTTCCCGCTCGTGCTGGTGACGGGCCCGGGCTCCGAGGCGCGCAACAGCATCGGGATCGTACTGGTGGCGGGCATGGCGGTGGGCACGCTGTTCACACTGTTCGTGGTACCCGTCTTCTACTCGCTGATAGCGGCCGAGCGCCGCGCCGTCGTCGACGAGACGGTGCCGGCCGTGCTCGCGCCGGCTGAAGGGATAGCTCATGCGTAG
- a CDS encoding efflux RND transporter periplasmic adaptor subunit: MSNQAIARMPGWVGGAILLLTIGGGGSALAAWKVATLNASSAAAAGQPEPMELVAAAPATARSYQPTTTAIGTVLALHSVTLRNEAPGTVRRVLLTAGKVVEPGAVLVALDVTVETAQLEAQQAQLALAQTTLGRLERLLGTRAVSAEEVDRARAERDVAEAEIARIRAIIERKTIRAPFRARIGLSNVHPGQYLSEGTELTTLQSVGDESHVDFTVPQDVAARLQTGDPVFVAVNGGEPVRARIVAVDARVDASTRSTLVRARINGDAGAVAPGASVRVRVPVGPAVEAVTVPVSALRKGPSGDHVFVIVTGADGKPRAQTRGVKAGEVLGDEVLILEGLSAGDQVAASGAFKLREGVLVALQGPAALPADGSE, from the coding sequence ATGAGTAACCAAGCAATTGCGAGAATGCCGGGCTGGGTCGGCGGGGCGATCCTGCTGTTGACGATCGGTGGGGGCGGCAGCGCGCTCGCGGCCTGGAAGGTCGCCACGCTCAATGCGTCCTCGGCCGCGGCCGCCGGTCAGCCGGAGCCGATGGAGCTGGTCGCTGCCGCGCCAGCGACGGCCCGGTCGTATCAGCCCACCACGACCGCCATCGGTACGGTGCTGGCGCTGCACTCGGTCACGCTGCGAAACGAAGCCCCCGGTACGGTTCGCCGGGTTCTGCTGACGGCGGGGAAGGTGGTGGAGCCCGGCGCGGTGCTGGTGGCGCTCGACGTGACGGTCGAAACGGCCCAACTCGAGGCGCAGCAAGCGCAGCTGGCACTGGCGCAGACCACCCTGGGCCGGCTCGAGCGGTTGCTGGGCACGCGGGCGGTCTCGGCGGAGGAAGTCGACCGGGCCCGGGCGGAGCGCGATGTGGCCGAGGCGGAAATCGCGCGGATCCGTGCCATCATCGAGCGGAAAACGATTCGGGCGCCGTTCCGGGCGCGGATCGGTCTGTCCAACGTGCATCCTGGCCAGTACCTCTCCGAAGGTACCGAGCTGACCACGCTGCAGAGCGTGGGAGACGAGTCCCACGTCGATTTCACCGTGCCTCAGGATGTGGCCGCGCGGCTCCAAACCGGTGACCCGGTGTTCGTGGCCGTCAACGGCGGCGAGCCAGTTCGCGCTCGCATCGTAGCGGTGGACGCCCGGGTCGACGCGTCCACCCGGAGCACCCTCGTGCGAGCTCGAATCAATGGCGACGCGGGTGCGGTCGCGCCGGGCGCGTCGGTGCGGGTCCGGGTCCCGGTCGGCCCGGCGGTCGAGGCCGTGACGGTGCCCGTGAGCGCGCTCCGCAAGGGACCGAGCGGCGATCATGTCTTCGTGATCGTGACCGGGGCGGACGGCAAGCCTCGGGCGCAGACCCGGGGCGTCAAAGCCGGCGAGGTGCTGGGCGACGAGGTGCTGATCCTCGAAGGCCTCTCGGCCGGTGATCAGGTGGCGGCGTCCGGGGCATTCAAGCTGCGCGAAGGCGTCCTGGTCGCGCTGCAGGGCCCGGCGGCACTGCCGGCAGACGGGAGCGAGTGA